In Achromobacter spanius, the following proteins share a genomic window:
- a CDS encoding ATP-binding cassette domain-containing protein, with product MNDKLNANMHPSKNSKAVAAAHPAPSPASIRLNALSFQYGRASLFSRRPAPRILHDIDLHVPAGQTIGLVGESGSGKSTIAKLMLGLLAPTQGQALLDGQPLAAMPARARARRIQMVFQDPYSSLNPRRTINEILTAPLRVHGIGNAASQAASVRRMMDAVGLVPAFAARYPRELSGGQRQRVAIARALMLEPQLLICDEPTSALDVSVQAQILNLLMQLQRDRGLGYLFISHNLAVVQHIADDIVVLQGGRIVERGTADQVYFAPQHPYTRQLIGATLAVPDAQELAA from the coding sequence ATGAACGACAAGCTGAACGCCAACATGCATCCCAGCAAGAATTCCAAGGCGGTTGCGGCCGCGCACCCCGCGCCCTCGCCCGCCAGCATCCGCCTGAACGCGCTGTCCTTCCAATACGGCCGCGCCAGCCTGTTCTCGCGCCGCCCCGCGCCCCGCATCCTGCATGACATCGACCTGCACGTGCCCGCCGGCCAGACGATCGGCCTGGTGGGGGAATCCGGCAGCGGCAAGTCCACCATCGCCAAGCTCATGCTGGGCCTGTTGGCGCCCACCCAGGGCCAGGCGCTGCTGGACGGCCAGCCGCTGGCCGCCATGCCGGCGCGCGCCCGCGCCCGCCGCATCCAGATGGTGTTCCAGGACCCGTATTCATCGCTGAACCCGCGCCGCACCATCAATGAAATCCTGACCGCGCCGCTACGCGTGCACGGCATCGGCAATGCGGCGTCGCAGGCGGCGTCGGTGCGCCGCATGATGGACGCCGTGGGCCTGGTGCCCGCCTTTGCCGCGCGGTATCCGCGCGAACTGTCCGGCGGCCAACGCCAGCGCGTAGCCATTGCGCGCGCCCTGATGCTGGAACCGCAACTGCTGATATGCGACGAACCCACATCCGCGCTGGACGTATCGGTGCAGGCGCAGATCCTGAACCTGCTGATGCAATTGCAGCGCGACCGTGGCCTGGGCTATCTGTTCATCAGCCATAACCTGGCGGTGGTGCAGCACATTGCCGATGACATCGTGGTGCTGCAAGGCGGCCGCATCGTCGAACGCGGCACGGCCGATCAGGTGTACTTTGCGCCCCAGCATCCCTACACCCGGCAACTGATCGGCGCCACGCTGGCCGTGCCCGACGCGCAGGAGTTGGCCGCATGA
- a CDS encoding ABC transporter ATP-binding protein — protein MTATSHSLLRVENLHIDIHTATHTKHVVRAVDFTLERGKTLCIVGESGCGKSLTALALLDLLPAAARRRMTRLEFAGQDLSTLNARQLAELRGARIAMIFQDPMTSLNPVFQIGTQLIDVMRRHKRVSRREAAERAEYLLRRVGITNPEERMRQYPFELSGGLRQRVMIAMALMCGPELLIADEPTTALDVTVQAELLDLLRDIQAEFGLGMVFISHDMGLVARIADHVIVMYAGDIVEGGTVQEVLTRPSHPYTAMLLNCIPQPGRTAPRTDLPTIAGAVPSLDVAIRGCAFRERCPVAEARCAQPLVSRVQGSHRCLCVKPGALLATKIAGVSA, from the coding sequence ATGACCGCCACTTCCCACTCCCTGCTGCGGGTTGAAAACCTGCACATCGACATCCATACCGCCACGCACACCAAGCACGTGGTGCGCGCGGTGGACTTCACCCTGGAACGCGGCAAGACGCTGTGCATCGTGGGCGAATCGGGCTGCGGCAAGTCGCTGACCGCGCTGGCGTTGCTGGACCTGCTTCCCGCCGCCGCGCGCCGCCGCATGACGCGGCTGGAGTTCGCCGGGCAGGACCTGTCCACGCTGAACGCGCGCCAGTTGGCGGAATTGCGTGGCGCGCGCATCGCCATGATCTTCCAGGACCCGATGACGTCCTTGAACCCGGTGTTTCAGATTGGCACGCAGCTGATCGACGTGATGCGCCGGCACAAGCGCGTCAGCCGTCGCGAAGCCGCCGAGCGCGCCGAATACCTGCTGCGCCGCGTCGGCATCACCAACCCCGAAGAACGCATGCGCCAGTATCCGTTTGAGCTCTCGGGCGGGTTGCGCCAGCGCGTGATGATCGCCATGGCGCTGATGTGCGGCCCCGAACTGCTGATTGCGGATGAACCCACCACCGCGCTGGACGTCACCGTGCAGGCCGAACTGCTGGACCTCTTACGCGACATCCAGGCCGAGTTCGGTTTAGGCATGGTGTTTATCTCGCACGACATGGGCCTGGTGGCACGCATTGCCGACCACGTCATCGTCATGTACGCCGGCGACATCGTGGAAGGCGGCACCGTACAAGAGGTGCTGACCCGCCCCAGCCATCCCTACACCGCCATGTTGCTGAACTGCATACCCCAGCCGGGCCGCACCGCCCCGCGCACCGACCTGCCCACCATTGCGGGCGCCGTGCCGTCGCTGGATGTGGCCATACGGGGCTGCGCCTTTCGTGAACGTTGCCCGGTGGCCGAAGCCCGTTGCGCCCAGCCGCTGGTGTCACGCGTGCAAGGCAGCCACCGTTGCCTGTGCGTGAAGCCTGGCGCGTTGCTGGCGACGAAGATTGCGGGAGTCTCGGCATGA
- a CDS encoding lactonase family protein, with product MSAAPHYLLVGNDEKVTWDDGQIRFLAPGRDTLSIFDAAANPAAPVHVATLPLPNSLFGPPVNLAVTPDQRLALIADSMAWPERADGQGWQPTPGRDLYVVDLAATPPAIVQTLQVGLQPSGLSINRAGTMALVANKAGRSVSVLTIRDNRVAVVAEIDLGTPVVAVSFSADGRRAFAVKTDTHRLAVLHIDDSGPVPRVTHDPSEDLTTGLVPFNLVVSPDGALALVVDMGSPTASDGHADSISVVDLKSAPPRVIDRLMVEDGPEGIAISPDGRHAAVAIVQGSNNPSSEWFHHPRGQIVLLRIEGLRVTRVGAIEVGALPEGIAFSPDSRYLYVGNFLDATLQVLAVGDNGLTDTGMGIPLPGHPASMRGQSY from the coding sequence ATGAGCGCCGCGCCGCACTACCTGCTGGTCGGCAACGACGAAAAAGTCACCTGGGACGACGGCCAGATCCGCTTCCTGGCGCCCGGCCGCGACACGCTCAGCATTTTCGACGCCGCCGCCAACCCGGCCGCGCCGGTGCATGTGGCGACGCTGCCCCTGCCCAATTCCCTGTTCGGCCCGCCCGTCAATCTGGCCGTGACGCCGGACCAGCGGCTGGCGCTGATCGCCGATTCCATGGCCTGGCCTGAACGCGCCGACGGCCAGGGGTGGCAGCCCACGCCGGGCCGCGATCTATATGTGGTGGACCTGGCCGCCACGCCGCCGGCCATCGTGCAAACGCTACAAGTGGGCCTGCAACCGTCGGGCCTGTCGATCAACCGCGCAGGCACGATGGCGCTGGTGGCGAACAAGGCGGGTCGGTCGGTATCGGTGCTGACGATCCGCGATAACCGCGTGGCTGTCGTCGCTGAAATCGACCTGGGCACGCCCGTTGTCGCCGTCTCGTTCTCGGCCGATGGCCGCCGCGCCTTCGCCGTCAAGACAGACACGCACCGGTTGGCCGTGCTGCACATCGACGACAGCGGCCCCGTGCCGCGCGTCACGCATGACCCGTCCGAAGACCTGACGACGGGGCTCGTGCCCTTCAACCTGGTGGTGTCGCCCGACGGCGCGCTGGCCTTGGTGGTGGACATGGGCAGCCCAACGGCCTCCGACGGCCATGCGGATTCCATTAGCGTGGTGGATCTTAAAAGCGCGCCGCCCCGCGTGATCGACCGCCTGATGGTGGAAGACGGCCCCGAGGGCATCGCCATCAGCCCCGATGGCCGCCACGCCGCCGTGGCCATCGTGCAAGGCTCGAACAACCCCTCGTCGGAATGGTTTCACCACCCGCGCGGCCAGATCGTGCTGCTGCGCATCGAGGGCTTGCGCGTCACGCGCGTGGGCGCCATCGAGGTGGGCGCGCTACCCGAAGGCATCGCCTTCAGCCCCGACAGCCGCTATCTGTACGTCGGCAATTTCCTTGATGCAACGTTGCAGGTGCTGGCCGTGGGAGACAACGGCCTGACCGACACCGGCA